One stretch of Mycolicibacterium fallax DNA includes these proteins:
- a CDS encoding fatty-acid--AMP ligase, which yields MAVVGAILRGPGIIQTSLTAVLRERASLQPHDPAFTFIDYDSQWDGVAEELTWAQLYRRVADLAAVLRERTAPGDRAAVLAPQNLHYVIGYLAALEAGLIAVPLSTPAPGFSDERVLAVLADAAPTVLLTDSAAAAAVAAHAGAAPDATIIEVDRLPAPAPRAAAGRRPTPEVAYLQYTSGSTRTPAGVMVSHANLVANYRQMIRYFFPHHGGVAPADTTVVSWLPFYHDMGLLLGVCAPILGGWHTVFTSPLAFLARPARWLQLLAAYPSALTAAPNFAFDLAAARVSDDDLPGADLSSVLAVMNGAERVLPGSMDRFTRRFAPLGLSAGVIRPSYGLAEATLYVATAAPAAAPTVVSFDPDLLAQGQARRSDDGTALVGYGTPDSPAVRIVDPQTRRECADGTIGEIWVRGDNVCQGYWNKPEETARTFGGIIVDPAPDTPHDNWLCTGDLGFLSAGELFIVGRIKDLLIVRGRNHYPDDIEATVTAISGCRSAAIVVQGPDAEELVAIVETKNLGQTEAEIGERLAQIENSVHSAISESHGIVARELVLVSRGAIPLTTSGKIRRQACVERYASGTFERVR from the coding sequence ATGGCCGTCGTCGGTGCGATCTTGAGAGGACCCGGAATCATCCAAACGTCACTGACGGCGGTGCTGCGGGAGCGCGCCAGCCTGCAACCGCACGACCCCGCCTTCACCTTCATCGACTACGACAGCCAGTGGGACGGCGTCGCCGAGGAGCTGACCTGGGCGCAGCTGTACCGCCGGGTGGCCGACCTGGCCGCGGTGCTGCGCGAGCGCACCGCCCCCGGCGATCGCGCCGCGGTGCTGGCCCCGCAGAACCTGCACTATGTGATCGGCTATCTCGCGGCGCTGGAGGCCGGCCTGATCGCGGTACCGCTGTCGACGCCGGCCCCCGGATTCTCCGACGAGCGGGTACTGGCGGTGCTGGCCGACGCCGCACCGACGGTGCTGCTGACCGATTCGGCCGCCGCGGCGGCCGTCGCCGCGCACGCCGGCGCGGCGCCGGACGCCACCATCATCGAGGTCGACCGGCTGCCGGCACCCGCCCCGCGCGCCGCGGCGGGCCGACGGCCGACGCCGGAGGTGGCCTATCTGCAGTACACCTCGGGGTCGACGCGAACCCCGGCCGGCGTGATGGTCTCGCACGCCAACCTGGTCGCCAACTACCGGCAGATGATCCGGTACTTCTTCCCGCACCACGGCGGGGTCGCGCCGGCCGACACCACCGTGGTGTCCTGGCTGCCCTTCTACCACGACATGGGCCTGCTGCTGGGCGTCTGCGCACCGATCCTGGGCGGCTGGCACACCGTGTTCACCTCGCCGCTGGCATTCCTGGCCCGCCCGGCCCGGTGGCTGCAGCTGCTCGCCGCTTACCCCAGCGCCCTGACCGCGGCACCCAACTTCGCCTTCGACCTGGCCGCCGCCCGGGTCAGCGACGACGATCTGCCCGGCGCCGACCTGAGTTCGGTGCTCGCGGTGATGAACGGCGCCGAACGGGTGCTGCCCGGCTCGATGGATCGCTTCACCCGCCGGTTCGCCCCGCTGGGGCTGTCCGCCGGGGTGATCCGGCCGTCCTACGGCCTGGCCGAGGCGACGCTGTACGTCGCCACGGCCGCCCCGGCCGCCGCGCCGACCGTCGTGAGCTTCGATCCGGACCTGCTCGCGCAGGGGCAGGCCCGCCGCAGTGACGACGGAACCGCACTGGTCGGTTACGGCACGCCGGACTCCCCCGCGGTGCGCATCGTCGATCCGCAGACCCGCCGCGAGTGCGCCGACGGGACGATCGGTGAGATCTGGGTGCGCGGCGACAATGTCTGCCAGGGGTACTGGAACAAACCGGAGGAGACCGCGCGCACCTTCGGCGGCATCATCGTCGACCCGGCGCCGGACACCCCGCACGACAATTGGCTGTGCACCGGGGATCTGGGGTTCCTCTCGGCGGGCGAGCTGTTCATTGTGGGGCGGATCAAGGATCTGCTGATCGTGCGCGGGCGCAACCACTATCCCGACGACATCGAGGCCACCGTCACCGCGATCTCCGGCTGCCGGTCGGCGGCGATCGTCGTCCAGGGCCCCGACGCCGAGGAACTCGTCGCGATCGTGGAGACCAAGAACCTCGGCCAGACCGAGGCGGAGATCGGTGAGCGGCTGGCGCAGATCGAGAATTCCGTGCACTCGGCGATCTCGGAGTCGCACGGCATCGTCGCCCGCGAGCTGGTGCTGGTCTCACGCGGGGCGATCCCGTTGACCACCAGCGGCAAGATCCGCCGGCAGGCCTGCGTCGAGCGCTACGCCAGCGGGACCTTCGAGCGGGTGCGGTAG
- a CDS encoding MMPL/RND family transporter has translation MTSRHPGRLLPALGRLVVARPVLVILAWLGTAAVLVLTIPPLAVVAQRNPPPMLPADAPVLAAGTAMQAAFGEAGSGNLAVVVLHHDRERFTDDDEAVYRDLVTRLRADTADVESVQDFITTPELREVMTSKDNQAWTLPVSLTGTMGTPAGQAAFRGAMAIVRESTADTALTADVVGPAATLEDVNAIGADDQHVIEIATVVLVLTILILVYRNAVAMLMPLLTIGVSLVIAQQVVAGLGLLGLGLGPQTLMLMTGMMMGAGVDYAVFLFSRYQELLRAGRKSDDALIAALQTIGEVIAGSAGTVALTFVGLGLATLGVFATVGPALTITIATGFLASMTLLPAQIAIAGRRGWIAPRRDLTGRLWRRTGVAVVRRPGRYLAASLVLLIGLAACTGFARFNFDDRITLPADALSNRGYDAMTAHFPISTTLQQFVVIHTPDQDLRTPRALGDLEQLAARIAQLPGIEAVRGLTRPTGETLEQGRATYQAGEVGGKLRDASSQITRNDANLSKLTDGADQLADVLGEVRDQVSGSLGTIRVLVSALTELQRKVGGGPTLAEIDRTATLVDNIQTMGGALDDSVERMSRLHTWAAPMVAVLNTAPACDADPGCAAGRADLAALADSGDNPSMQALGELVRQLKNTKSSTTLGDSVRTLGRSLATVTASARTLGLGGAAGRQHTLIEALNGAGTLAESSRKLADGVQLLVDQTRKVGGGLDQASEFLLAMKRDAATPSTAGFYIPPEVLTQKEFEKVAKLFVSADGRTVRYLVQTALNPFGTAAMDQVDQIVAAARSTLPNTALAGAQISMVGFSAVNHDIRDYYTSDLRFIVILTLVVVFLILALLLRAVVAPLYLVASVVLSYASALGIGVALFQFGLGQELHWSVPGMAFLVLVAVGADYNLLLISRIRQESGRGVRTGTIRTVAATGGVITSAGLIFAASMLSLTVSSISTVVQMGFVIGVGLLLDTFVVRTVTVPALCVLIGDANWWPAGGRTRYRTRSKVPLA, from the coding sequence TTGACCTCCCGGCACCCCGGACGTCTGCTGCCCGCCCTGGGTCGGCTGGTGGTCGCCCGCCCGGTGCTGGTGATTCTGGCCTGGCTCGGCACCGCGGCGGTGCTGGTGCTGACCATCCCGCCGCTGGCCGTGGTCGCCCAGCGCAATCCGCCGCCGATGCTCCCCGCGGACGCCCCGGTGCTGGCGGCCGGCACCGCGATGCAGGCGGCGTTCGGCGAGGCGGGTTCGGGCAACCTGGCCGTGGTGGTGCTGCACCACGACCGCGAACGGTTCACCGACGATGACGAGGCCGTCTACCGTGACCTGGTGACCCGGCTGCGCGCCGACACCGCCGACGTCGAGTCCGTTCAGGACTTCATCACCACGCCCGAACTGCGCGAGGTGATGACCAGCAAGGACAACCAGGCCTGGACGCTGCCGGTCAGCCTGACCGGAACGATGGGCACCCCGGCGGGGCAGGCGGCGTTTCGCGGCGCGATGGCCATCGTGCGGGAGAGCACCGCGGACACCGCGCTGACCGCCGATGTGGTCGGGCCGGCGGCAACCCTGGAGGACGTCAACGCGATCGGCGCCGACGATCAGCACGTCATCGAGATCGCCACTGTCGTGCTGGTGCTGACCATCCTCATCCTGGTGTACCGCAATGCCGTGGCCATGCTGATGCCGCTGCTGACCATCGGGGTTTCCCTGGTCATCGCCCAGCAGGTGGTGGCCGGGCTGGGCCTGCTCGGGCTGGGGCTCGGGCCGCAGACCCTGATGCTGATGACCGGAATGATGATGGGCGCCGGGGTCGACTACGCGGTCTTCCTGTTCAGCCGCTATCAGGAATTGCTGCGCGCCGGCCGGAAATCCGACGACGCGCTGATCGCCGCGCTGCAGACCATCGGCGAGGTGATCGCCGGCTCGGCCGGCACCGTCGCGCTCACCTTCGTCGGCCTGGGCCTGGCCACCCTCGGGGTGTTCGCCACCGTCGGTCCCGCACTCACCATCACCATCGCCACCGGCTTCCTCGCCTCGATGACGCTGCTGCCGGCGCAGATCGCGATCGCCGGACGCCGCGGGTGGATCGCGCCGCGGCGCGACCTCACCGGCCGGCTGTGGCGGCGCACCGGGGTGGCCGTGGTTCGCCGGCCCGGCCGCTACCTGGCCGCCAGCCTGGTGCTGCTGATCGGGCTGGCGGCCTGCACCGGGTTCGCCCGATTCAACTTCGATGACCGGATCACGCTGCCCGCGGACGCCCTGAGCAATCGCGGCTACGACGCGATGACCGCGCACTTCCCGATCAGCACCACCCTGCAGCAGTTCGTCGTGATCCACACCCCGGACCAGGATCTGCGCACCCCGCGGGCGCTCGGCGACCTCGAGCAGCTCGCGGCGCGGATCGCCCAGCTGCCCGGCATCGAGGCGGTGCGGGGCCTGACCCGGCCCACCGGCGAGACCCTGGAGCAGGGCCGGGCCACCTATCAGGCCGGTGAGGTCGGCGGGAAGCTGCGTGACGCGTCGTCGCAGATCACCCGGAACGACGCCAACCTCAGCAAACTCACCGACGGCGCCGACCAACTCGCCGACGTGCTCGGTGAGGTCCGCGACCAGGTCAGCGGATCGCTGGGCACCATCCGCGTTCTGGTGAGCGCACTGACCGAGCTGCAGCGCAAGGTCGGCGGCGGTCCCACGCTGGCCGAGATCGACCGCACCGCAACGCTGGTCGACAACATCCAGACCATGGGCGGGGCCCTCGACGACAGCGTCGAGCGGATGAGCCGATTGCACACCTGGGCCGCGCCGATGGTCGCGGTGCTCAACACCGCTCCGGCGTGTGACGCCGATCCCGGCTGCGCGGCCGGGCGGGCCGATCTGGCCGCGCTCGCCGACTCCGGTGACAATCCGTCGATGCAGGCGCTTGGCGAATTGGTGCGCCAGCTCAAAAACACGAAATCCTCGACCACCCTGGGTGATTCGGTCCGCACGCTGGGGCGAAGCCTGGCCACCGTGACCGCGTCGGCGCGCACCCTGGGCCTGGGCGGCGCGGCCGGGCGGCAGCACACGCTCATCGAGGCGCTCAACGGCGCCGGGACGCTGGCCGAGTCCAGCCGCAAGCTCGCCGACGGGGTGCAGCTGCTGGTCGACCAGACCCGCAAGGTCGGCGGCGGACTGGATCAGGCCTCGGAGTTTCTGCTGGCGATGAAACGCGACGCCGCGACCCCGTCGACGGCCGGCTTCTACATCCCGCCGGAGGTGCTGACCCAGAAGGAGTTCGAGAAGGTCGCCAAGCTGTTCGTGTCCGCCGACGGGCGCACCGTGCGCTACCTGGTGCAGACCGCGCTGAACCCGTTCGGCACCGCGGCGATGGATCAGGTGGATCAGATCGTGGCCGCCGCCCGCAGCACACTGCCCAACACCGCGCTGGCCGGCGCACAGATCTCCATGGTCGGGTTCTCCGCGGTCAACCACGACATCCGCGACTACTACACCAGCGACCTGCGGTTCATCGTGATTTTGACGCTGGTGGTGGTGTTTCTGATTCTGGCGCTGCTGCTGCGTGCCGTGGTGGCACCGCTGTACCTGGTGGCCTCGGTGGTGCTGTCGTACGCATCGGCGCTGGGCATCGGGGTGGCGCTGTTCCAATTCGGGCTGGGACAGGAGCTGCACTGGAGCGTGCCCGGGATGGCCTTTTTGGTGCTGGTGGCCGTCGGCGCGGACTACAACCTGCTGCTGATCTCCCGGATCCGGCAGGAGTCCGGGCGCGGGGTGCGCACCGGCACCATCCGCACCGTCGCGGCCACCGGCGGCGTGATCACCTCGGCCGGCCTGATCTTCGCGGCCTCCATGCTGTCGCTGACGGTGTCCAGCATCAGCACCGTCGTGCAGATGGGCTTCGTCATCGGCGTCGGTCTGCTGCTGGACACCTTCGTGGTGCGCACCGTCACCGTCCCCGCGCTGTGCGTGCTGATCGGTGACGCCAACTGGTGGCCGGCCGGGGGCCGGACCCGCTACCGCACCCGCTCGAAGGTCCCGCTGGCGTAG